One stretch of Borrelia maritima DNA includes these proteins:
- a CDS encoding P13 family porin, protein MKKIFTLILIFGLTIQTFATKDKQDRIEKGIESFNKYDKEKKDPTGPFLLNLFLPFGIGSFVQGDYIGGGSVLSFNLLGAILLGTGMILKTSETQLTTGSILIGVGASIILVSHITSLIIPFTFANWHNYNLKKRLSTELAGFEPNFDIGTSGFQLSFKKSY, encoded by the coding sequence ATGAAAAAAATTTTCACATTAATATTAATTTTTGGATTGACAATTCAAACCTTTGCCACAAAAGATAAACAAGATAGAATTGAAAAAGGCATTGAAAGTTTCAACAAATATGATAAAGAAAAAAAAGATCCGACAGGACCATTTCTTTTAAATTTATTTTTGCCTTTTGGAATAGGATCCTTTGTCCAAGGAGATTATATTGGTGGTGGCTCAGTACTTAGCTTTAATTTACTAGGAGCAATACTTTTAGGAACTGGAATGATTCTTAAAACTAGTGAAACACAATTAACAACTGGGTCCATACTAATAGGAGTAGGAGCAAGCATAATTTTAGTATCCCATATAACCTCACTTATTATTCCATTTACATTTGCAAATTGGCATAATTACAATCTTAAAAAAAGACTCAGTACTGAGCTTGCGGGTTTTGAGCCTAATTTTGATATTGGGACAAGTGGATTTCAACTGTCGTTTAAAAAAAGTTATTAA